Proteins from one Triticum aestivum cultivar Chinese Spring chromosome 7A, IWGSC CS RefSeq v2.1, whole genome shotgun sequence genomic window:
- the LOC123152029 gene encoding citrate-binding protein-like, translating into MTKRLLPWISVLVVLSTLWRSCSPAAGADPTAGFIAVEVTGDRFKLHKPYDLPQEQRYELRADGVRRFWVYCDDKPFRAGSPTKPRSEILLNVTYSSGVWQFEGYGYVRAGTTGVSVMQVFGAAGPPRNTTLMLHVYGGRLVYYNDETKVVDDHIYDRWFRLNVVHDVQASALTVFIDGDKRLVVPGYGGDLHYFKFGVYTQTDPSHYMESRWRDVKVYTKTPY; encoded by the exons ATGACCAAGCGCTTGCTGCCATGGATCAGTGTCTTGGTCGTGCTGTCGACGCTGTGGCGCTCGTGCAGCCCGGCAGCTGGTGCCGACCCGACGGCCGGCTTCATCGCCGTCGAGGTCACGGGGGACCGGTTCAAGCTCCACAAGCCGTACGACCTACCGCAGGAGCAGCGCTACGAGCTCCGTGCCGATGGCGTGCGGCGGTTCTGGGTCTACTGCGACGACAAGCCCTTCCGCGCCGGGAGCCCCACCAAGCCGCGCTCCGAGATCCTCCTCAAT GTAACGTACAGCTCCGGGGTGTGGCAGTTCGAGGGGTACGGCTACGTGCGGGCCGGCACCACGGGAGTGTCCGTGATGCAGGTGTTCGGCGCGGCAGGCCCGCCGCGCAACACGACGCTGATGCTGCACGTCTACGGCGGACGGCTCGTGTACTACAACGATGAGACCAAGGTGGTCGACGACCACATCTACGACCGCTGGTTCAGGCTCAACGTGGTCCATGACGTCCAAGCGTCGGCCCTCACCGTGTTCATCGACGGCGACAAGAGGCTGGTCGTCCCAGGCTACGGCGGCGACCTCCACTACTTCAAGTTCGGGGTGTACACGCAGACAGATCCCTCGCACTACATGGAGTCGCGGTGGAGGGATGTCAAGGTCTACACCAAGACTCCCTACTGA